A window of Kribbella sp. NBC_00382 genomic DNA:
GCTGAGCTTGCTCGCCAACGTGACCTTCGCCGACCGGGTCCTACAGCCCAAGGTCCAGCTTTTCAGCTGGGAGCTCCCGTCGATGACGTTGCGCCATCGACGCAATCTGCCGCCGGAGGGTTTGGGCTGGTCGCAGGCGGTTCTGCCTGATCAGGTGGTCGCCGCCGGCGACGAGCTCACGTCGTACCGGCGGCAGGAGAACCCGGCCACCCGCGAACTGCCGGCGCGCGAGCTGATCAGCAGCGGCAACGCGCTGGGACTGCTCACCGAGGACGGCCGCCTGACCATCGAGTTCGACGGCCGCGAGGTCGCCGCCGTCGACTGCCCGATCCAGCCGCGTCTGCGAGAGCGCGACGGCCTGGTCACGCTCTGGCTCGCAGACGGCCGGATCGCGGTCATCGACCCGGCCGGTCCGACCGTGCTCGCGAACTTCCGCACCAGGCGCGGTAGCTAGACCTTCGCAGTCGGCAAGGCGAGTTGGGCGAGGGCATCTACGAGGGGGGCTAGTTCGGGGAACTCGGCTGCCTTTTGGAGGGCGGTGGTCAGTACTTCGTCGTGGGTTGGCTCGGCCTCGGCGAGGAGGGCGCGGCCGGCCTCGGTGACCTCGGTGTAGATGCCTCGGCGGTCCGTGGGGCAGAGGTACCGCTCGAGCAGGTGCCGGTCTTCGAGGCGGTTCACCAGGCGGGTGGTGGCCGACTGGCTGAGCACGACCGCGTTCGACAGCTGGTTCATCCGCAGGTGGTGCTCGTCCTGGCGGGCGAGGGCGTCGAGGACCGAGTACTCGCTCACGGACAGGCCGTGCTTCTTCTGGAGAGCGCGCTCCAGCTCGTCCTCGATCCGGGCATGCAGGGCCGCCAGCGTCCGCCAGCCCTGGGCGCGCGCCTCGGCCGCGTCGTCTGAATACCCCACAACTCCTCCTCGGATCACCCCGTACGGGGGCCTCGCTTGAGCAATACCGTTGCATGATGCAGTATAGGGCTCATGCAATAGTCCGCGTCTGCAACTATCGCGGACGCCGGTAATAGTCACAAGACTACCTTCAAGGAGAAGAGAAGCCATGCCTGCCGCGTTGCTAGCGCTGGCCATCGGTGCCTTCGGGATCGGCACCACCGAGTTCGTCATCATGGGTCTGCTGCCCGAGGTCGCCACCGACTTCGGCGTCAGCATCCCCTCGGCCGGTCTACTGATCTCCGGCTATGCCCTCGGCGTCGTCGTCGGCGCCCCGCTGCTGACCGCGATCGGGTCCAAGATCTCCCGCAAGACCGTGCTGGTCGCGCTGATGGGCGTCTTCATCGTCGGCAACCTGATCTCCGCGCTCGCGCCGACGTACGGCGTGCTGATGACCGGCCGGATCGTCGCGGCCCTGGCGCACGGAGCGTTCTTCGGCGTCGGCTCGGTGGTCGCCGCCTCGCTCGTCCCGAAGGCCAAGCAGGCCAGCGCGATCGCGTTGATGTTCACCGGCTTGACGGTCGCCAACGTGTTCGGCGTACCGGGTGGTACTGCGCTCGGGCAGGCCTTCGGCTGGCGGTCGACCTTCTGGGCCGTGACCGTGCTCGGCGTGATCGGGCTGCTCGGCATCGTCTTCCTGGTACCTCGGCAAGGGGTGAGCGAGGGGCCGGGGCTGCGCAGCGAGCTGGCCGTCTTCCGCAACCTGCAGGTCTGGCTGGCGCTCGCGATGACCGCGCTCGGGTTCGCCGGGGTGTTCGCGTCCTTCACCTACATCGCGCCGATGATGACCGAGGTGGCCGGCTTCTCGTCCGGCGCTGTCACCTGGCTGCTCGTACTGTTCGGCGGCGGGCTGGTGGTCGGCAACCTGTTCGGCGGCAAGCTGGCCGACCGGTCCCTGATGCCCAGCCTGTACGCGATCCTGGCGACGCTGGCCGTAGTACTGGTGGCCTTTGTCTTCACCGCTCATGGACGGGTACCGGCAGCGGTGACGATCGCGCTGTTCGGCGCGGCCGGCTTCGCGACCGTGGCGCCGTTGCAGAAGCGGGTGATGGACAAGGCGGCCGGAGCACCGGCGCTCGCCTCGGCCGCGAACATCGCGGCCTTCAACCTCGGCAACGCGGTCGGCGCGTACCTCGGCGGCCTCACCATCGAGCGCGGCCTCGGCTACACGGCACCCAACTGGGTCGGCGCCGCCCTGGCCACCGCGGGTCTGGCTGTCGCTCTCACCTCCGGCCTGCTGGACCGCCGCAAGCGCACCGCGGCCACCCCTGAACCCGCTCTTACTACTGTCTAAGAAAGAGATTCTGATGATTCCCACCGTGAAGCTCAACAACGGCGTCGAGATGCCGCAGCTCGGATTCGGCGTCTTCCAGGTGCCCGAGACCGAGACCACCGCGGCGGTCACCACTGCCCTCGAGTCCGGCTACCGCAGCATCGACACCGCTGCCGTGTACCAGAACGAGGCCGGCGTCGGGAAGGCACTCGCCTCCTCCGGCATCGCCCGCGAAGAGCTCTTCATCACCACCAAGCTGTGGAACGCCGATCAGGGATACGAGGAGACGCTCGCCGGCTTCGAGCACAGCCGTGGCCTGCTCGGGCTCGACTACCTCGACCTGTATCTGATCCACTGGCCGGCTCCCGAGCTCGGCAAGTACGCGGACAGTTGGCGCGCGCTGGAGAAGCTGTCCGCCGATGGAGTGGTCCGCGCGATCGGTGTCTCCAACTTCCAGCCGGCTCACCTGAAGCAGCTCGCGGCGGCCTCGTCCGTCGTACCGGCCGTCAACCAGGTCGAGTTGCACCCCTACCTGGTACAGGCCGAAGTACGGGCCTATGGCAACGAGCACGGGATCGCCACCGAGGCGTGGAGCCCGTTGGCCAAGGGCGGCTCGCTGCTGACCGAGACCGCCGTGACGGAGCTGGCCGCGAAGTACGACCGGTCGCCTGCCCAGGTCATACTTCGCTGGCACCTCCAGCTCGGCAACATCGTGATCCCCAAGTCGGTCACGCCGGCCCGGGTTCGGGAGAACTTCGCGGTGTTCGACTTCTCGCTGACCTCCGACGACCTGGCGTCCTTGGACGCGCTCGATCGCGGTGAGCGGACTGGGCCGGACCCGGACACCTTCAACGTCGCCTGAGCGTTCAGCAGGTCGCGTAGAAGTTGCTCACGGCGTGGAAGGACTTCTTCGGTTCCCAGCGGTACTTCGACGCTGGGTCCGAGGAGTTCTGCCGGATCACCTTGCACAGACTGAACGCGGCGATGTCCTCGTCGTACTTGCGTTCTCTTCGGTGGGGGGCATCGGGTGAGATGAACGTGTACGGCGAGGCGCCGAGGAAGCCCTCCTCGGTGAAGACCTCCAGCATGTGCCGCAGATGGTCGGCCTGCTCCTGCTCGTCGCGGTAGTACCTGGGTTTGATCTGGACCGGGTCGACGGTGAAGTCGACGATGTCCCAGCCCATGCCGCCCAGCTCCGGGGCGCCGGTGAAGGTGCAGCAGCCGAACTCCAGGATCATGATCGGCTTCTTCCACCGCTTGAACGGCGCCAGCTCCTTGGTGTGCCCGGCGCGATCCGCGTGGTACGAGTAGTAGTCCAGCCCGACGATGTCGAACAGACTCCAGTCGATCTCCTCCAGATCCGACGCCGCCCCGTAGGTGATCCGCCCCTTGAAGTTGCTCCTGGCAACCTTCACTGCTTTGGCGACGTACACGCTGAGCTTCCGCTGCAGCTCAGCCATGTCGAACTCCTCCTTGGTCAGATACTCGACCCGCTCGAAGAAGTCCGCCCCCGGCACGATCCCCGGCGTGAACAACATGAACTCACACCCGATCACCAAAATCACCTCCGGCCGGTACTTCGTCCGCAACCGCTCCATCTCCCGAGCCGTCTCCCGCAACTGCTCCAACGCGTCAGCTTGCGGCTGATCAAACGCCCGAGGCTGCACCGAAACCTTCAGCCCGGTCTTGAGTGCCTCCTCCGCCGTCTCCCCCAACCGCCGAACGTCGCTCCCATAAACACTCACCCAGTTAGCGTTCAACCGCTCCTTGACAGCCCGAATCTCCTCCCGCATCACCCCCCGACTCCACCGCACCCGACTCTCATCCCCCAAAAACCCAGTCCCCACGTCATAAGCCACCCCCTTGAAAGCCAACCCCCGCCGCCCGCCCCCACCTCCTCCTGCGACCTCCGCGCCTTCCCTTCCCGCGCCCGCCGCCGCGCTATCGGCGGGCGCGGCACCGGCAGCTAGTAGCCCAAGAGCTACTGCTCGAGTGATGAACTGGGCTCTGTTGATGCGCAGGTTTTCCTTCATGGGTTGAGTTTTCGCCGTCCTGACAGCAGATTCATCGATCCTCGGTCGACAGTGCTGCGACTTAAGTCGTGGCACGGGACTGCGCCGTCACCGATGTGCCCGGCGAATTCCTTGCGCTACCCACAGTGAACGCTCGATTGTTCTCTGTATCCGGCCGCATCCGCCCATTCGCGGCCCGAGACAACTCTGGAGTGTGAGGCATGACCGGAAAGCTCAAGTTGCGTGCAGTGCTCGCCATCGGCGTACTCGCCCTCGCGTCGCTCGGCGCGATCGGCACCGCCGAGGCGCGGACCCCACCGGTGACCAACATCGTCGGCGGCAGTACCGAGACGACCGCCAACATCCCGTGGATGATCGCGCTGAACAACAGCCGCTCGTCGTCCCCGGTCGGCCAGTACTGCGGCGCCACCCTGGTCAAGGCGAACAAGATCGTCACCGCGGCGCACTGCGTCACCCAGCCGATCAGCACGTACACCGCGATCCAGGGCCGCGACAACCTGAACTCGAGCACCGGCGGCAAGACCTCGAAGATCTCCAAGATCTGGAAGGACCCGCAGTACGGCCGGGTCGGCGGCCACGACGTCGCCGTCATGACGCTGACCACGCCCTTCACCGGCGTCGCCACCCTCCCGCTGGAGACCAGCCGCGCCAAGGACGCCGTCGGCGCCCAGTCGGTCGTCTACGGCTACGGCGAGACCGAGGGCACCGGCCCGGCGAACCGTCTGCAGAAGGTCCTCGTCCCGGTCCTCGGCGACGCGTACTGCGGTGACGTCTACTCCGGCGAGGGCTACGTCGCCAACGGCGAGATCTGCGCCGGCTACAAGAACGGCGGCAAGGACTCCTGCCAGGGTGACTCCGGCGGCCCGCTGGTCCTGAACGGCCGGCTCTTCGGCGTCGTCTCCTGGGGTCTCGGCTGCGCCGACGCCGGCAACCCAGGCGTGTACGCCGAGGTCGCCTCCTACGCCTCGGCCCTGACCACCCAGATCAACAGCTGACACACCCCCGATCGAATGGCCGGTCCCACGGGGATCGGCCATTCGTTTGCCCGCCACTAAAACGCTGCCTTGCGTGCTGGGACGATGTTTCAGCTAGGATCCGGGGATGGCGCGCGAGGCTGATGAGAAGACTGTGCTCGGGTCGGTCTGGTTGCGGGCCGATCCGGCCGAGACGCGGGCGCCGCTGAGTCGTGAGGACATCATCCGGGCGACGATCGAGATGCTCGACCGGGACGGGCTGGAGAAGCTGTCGATGCGACGGCTCGCGGCCGAGCTCGGTACGGCGGCGACCTCGGCGCTCTACTGGCGAGTGGCGAACAAGGACGATCTGCTCGAGCTGACGGTCGACACCGTCCTGGCGGATGCGCTGGTACCGGCCGACGAGGGCGACTGGCGCGACCGGTTGACGGCGCTGGCGCACGCGGCGTACGACGTACTGGCTGAGCATCCGTGGGCGTCGCAACTGATGGCGAGCCACGCTGGTCTGGGGCCGAACTATCAGGCCTATGCCGAGCGGATGCTGTCGATCCTGAAGTCGGCCGGCTTCAAGGGCGTCTATCTGGACGCGGCGGTTTCTGCTGTCTTCCACTACGTCGTCGGAGCCGCCGTGACGGATGCAGCTTGGAGCGCGACCGTCCGCAGAAGCCGTCTCACAGAAGCCGAATGGGCATCAGCCGCCGGCGATCAGCTCGGAATCGGCGCCGGAACGCTCGCCGCGTACCTCAGCCGAGAGGACTCAGCCGGCCCGGAAGCACGCTTCCAGACCGGCCTCCGAGCCATCTTGATCGGGTTGAGACCCCGTCAGCTGATCTAGAGATCGGCGAGGATCGAGGCCGGCGACTCGAAGGCGTCGGCGACGAAGCGGAGGAAGCCGGCCGCGGTACCGCCGTCGCAGACCCGGTGGTCGAAGACGAGCGAGAGTTGGGTGAGCTTGCGTACCGCGAGCTGACCGTCGACCACCCACGGCCGGTCGATGATCCGGCCGACGCCGAGGATCGCGACCTGCGGATGGTTGATGATCGCCGCGCTCCCGTCGACACCGAAGCTCCCGTAGTTGTTCAACGTGAACGACCCCGCCGATAGCTCCCGCGCGGTCAGCTTCCCGTCCCGGGCCGACGCAGTCAGCCTGCGAATCTCCGCATCCAACCCGCGAGCCGTCAGCAGATGCGCATCAACTACAGCCGGCACGACAAGCCCACGCTCGGTCTGCGCCGCGAGCCCCAGGTTCACTCCGTCGTACTGCACCAACTCTTCACGCTCGGTGTCGACGAACCCGTTCAACTCCGGATACTTCTTCAACCCAGCAACAACAAACCGAGCCATCAACGCCAACAGTCCCGGCCCAGCATCCGTTGCCGTCCGCAACGACTCCCTGACTTCGAGCAGTGCGGTCGCATCCACATCAACCCAGGTAGTAGCCTCCGGAATCTCCCGGCGACTCCGACTCAAGGTCGCCGCCACAGCCTTACGGAACCCACTAACCGGCACCCGCCGAAGCTCAACCAACCCAGTCCGCGACTCAACAGTTTCCTCAACCACAGCAGGCTTTTCGACCTTTGCGGCGATCGCCTGCTCGACGTCTCGCCGGACGATCACGCCGCCAGCGCCGGACCCAGCCAGCGCATGCAGATCAACTCGAGCATCCTTGGCCATCCGCCGTACCAACGGCGAAATCACCAACGGAACGGCTCGCGCCTTCGGAGCCGCTGGAGCGACAGCGACCGCAATACCGCGGGGACGCCGACGGCGGCCGGAAGCTGCTGACTCGGGGGTGCCGTAGCCAATGAGGACGTTGCCGGAGCCGGCCTTTTCCTCTTCGCGGTAGGTTTCGGCGGCGGCCGCCAGTACTCCGACGGTGATCAGCGGTTTGCCGACGTCGATGGTGTCTCCGGCGGCGCCGTGCAGCTCGGCGACGACGCCGGCGTACGGAGTGGGGACCTCGACGATCGACTTGGCTGTTTCGACCTCGGCGACCGGCGCGTCGACAGCGACGACGTCACCGACCTCGACCAGCCAGCGGACGATCTCGCCCTCCGTCAGGCCTTCGCCGAGGTCCGGCAGCAGGAAGGTCTGCGTGTTGCTCACGAGTCCTCCCACTGCAGCGAATCCACCGCGTCGAGGATCCGGTCGACGCCAGGCAGCTGGTGCCGTTCCAGCTTCGGCGGCGGGTACGGAATGTCGAACCCGGTCACCCGCCGAATCGGCGCCGCCAACGAGTGGAAGCACCTCTCGGTGACCCGAGCAACGATCTCCGACGACACACTCGCAAACCCACTAGCCTCGGCAACCACCACAGCCCGGCCCGTACTCCGAACAGCCTCACAAACCGTCGAGTCATCAAACGGCACGATCGACCGCACATCCACAACCTGCAGCGATCGCCCTTCCGCAGCAGCAGCGGAGGCCGCCTCCAACGCAATCGGCACCGACGGCCCATACGCGATCAGCGTCGCGTCCGTCCCCTCGCGCCGCACCACAGCCGTCCCGATCCCCGGCTCCGCGACCCCCAGGTCGACCTCTTCCTTGGCCCAGTACAGCTTCTTGGGCTCCATGAAGATCACCGGGTCGGGGAACTCGATTGCCCTACGCAACAACGTGTACGCATCCGCAACAGTCGACGGGGCAACGACCGTCAACCCCGGCGTGTGCGCGTAGTACGACTCGGAAGAATCGCAGTGGTGCTCGACCCCGCCGATGCCACCGGCGTACGGCATCCGGATCACGATCGGCAGCGACACCTTGCCGCGGGTCCGGTTGCGCATCTTCGCGACATGGCTGACCACCTGCTCGAACGCCGGGTAGCCAAACGCGTCGAACTGCATCTCGACGACCGGCCGCATCCCGTTCATCGCCAGCCCGACCGCCATCCCGACGATGCCGGACTCGGCCAACGGGGTGTCGAAGCAACGATCCTCACCGAACTCCGCGGTCAGCCCGTCGGTGATCCGGAAGACGCCACCCAGCGCGCCGACGTCCTCACCGAACATCAGCACGGTGTCGTCGGCCTTCATCGCGTCCCGCAAGGCCTGGTTCAGCGCCTGCGCCATGGAGAGCTTCTCGTGCGCCATGATCAGGCCTCCTCTCGCGACAGTTCGTCCTGCAGGAAGGCGGCCTGTTCGACCAATTGCGGCGTCGGCGTCGCGTACAGATGCGCGAACAGTTCCGCCGGATCCGGCGACACCTCCTGCATCAACCCGACGCGCAGGTCCTCGGCGACCTTGTCGGCAACGGCAGTCGCCTCACTCCGGTGAGCGTCGTCCAGCAATCCCTCGGTCGTCAGGTACGCGTCCAGCCGCTTCAGCGGATCGCGCTCCAGCCAGGGCTGTACTTCCGCCTCGTTGCGGTAACGCGTCGCGTCGTCGGCATTCGTGTGCGCCTGGACGCGGTACGTGTGTGCCTCGACGAGCTGCGGCCCTTCACCGGCGCGCGCCTTGGCGACGGCTGACCCCAGTACCGACAACAGCCCGGCAAGGTCGTTGCCATCGGCCCGTTCTCCGGGGATGCCGTACCCGATCCCCTTGTGTGCAAGGGATGGCGCGACCGTCTGCCGCGCGAGCGGGACGGAGATCGCGTACTCGTTGTTCTGGATGAAGAACACCACCGGCGCCTTGAACACGGCCGCGAAGTTCAGCGCCTCATGGAAGTCGCCCTCGCTGGTCGCCCCGTCGCCGCAGAGCGCCATCACGACGGTGTCCTCGCCCTTGAGCCGCGCGGCGTGCGCGACCCCGACGGCGTGGATCAGCTGCGTCGCGAGCGGCGTCGACTGCGGCGCCACCTTGCGCTCGTACGGGTCGTAGCCGGAGTGCCAGTCGCCGCGCAGCAGCGTCAGCGTCTCGATCGGGTCGACACCGCGGCTGACGATGGAGACGGTGTCCCGGTACGTCGGGAACAGCCAGTCCTGCTCGCCGAGCACCATCGTGGCGGCGACCTGGCAGGCCTCTTGGCCGTGCGACGACGGGTAGACCGCGAGCCGGCCCTGGCGGACGAGGGCGCTCGCCTGGTCGTTGATCCTGCGGCCCACGACCAACTGTGCGTAGCCGTCGACGAGGGCTTCGACAGGCGGCATCCCGTACTGCGGGTTGTCGTGCCGCTTGCCATGCTCGTCGACAAGCTGGACCGGGTCAGCGGAGGGGAGCAGTTGCTCCTCGACGGTGGTCATGAACCCTCCTGCGCAGGGGAGACGTACGGATGGTTCATGGTCATACTTATGACCATTCGGATCCATAGCTGGGAAAATCCCAGGACGAATGGCTCGCCGAGGCGATGTGGAGGCACAGAATGTCCGATGACGAGAGGGTCCGCGCGACCGAACCTGGACAGATGGTCGTCGCCCCGGCGCTGGACGAGATCGACCGGCAGATCGTGGCCGCGCTGAGCCGTGACGGCCGGCTCTCGATCCGGGCCCTGGCCGACCAGGTGCACATCTCCCGCGCGAACGCCTACGCCCGGGTCGAACGCCTGACCACGACCGGCGTCATCACCGGGTTCACCGCGACTGTCGACCCGCTCAAACTCGGGCTCGCCACCTCGGCGTACGTCACCCTCAGTCTCCGCCAGTCCTCCTGGCGAGCCCTCCGCGAACAACTCCAGGCCATCCCCGAGGTCAAACATATGGCCCTGGTCGGCGGCGACTTCGACGCCATCCTCCTGGTCCGAGCCGCCGACAACGAAGGCCTCCGCCGGGTAGTACTGGAGAAACTCCAGGCCATCCCGGAGGTCCTGGGCACCCGAACAGCGCTCATCTTCGAAGACCTCGGCACCCTCTGACGCTGCCCCTCACCACGACGTACGCTGCCGCATGAACTGGGCGAAGCTGGTCGGGGTGGGGATCGCAGGGTGCCTGCTGGGCGGCCTGACCGGATGCGGGCCGCGCGAGTCGAACGCGCTGGCCGGGATGTCGGTGGACGACCAGGGCAATCCGGTCATCGTGTTGCAGGACTGCGAAGGCG
This region includes:
- a CDS encoding MarR family winged helix-turn-helix transcriptional regulator — its product is MGYSDDAAEARAQGWRTLAALHARIEDELERALQKKHGLSVSEYSVLDALARQDEHHLRMNQLSNAVVLSQSATTRLVNRLEDRHLLERYLCPTDRRGIYTEVTEAGRALLAEAEPTHDEVLTTALQKAAEFPELAPLVDALAQLALPTAKV
- a CDS encoding MFS transporter, giving the protein MPAALLALAIGAFGIGTTEFVIMGLLPEVATDFGVSIPSAGLLISGYALGVVVGAPLLTAIGSKISRKTVLVALMGVFIVGNLISALAPTYGVLMTGRIVAALAHGAFFGVGSVVAASLVPKAKQASAIALMFTGLTVANVFGVPGGTALGQAFGWRSTFWAVTVLGVIGLLGIVFLVPRQGVSEGPGLRSELAVFRNLQVWLALAMTALGFAGVFASFTYIAPMMTEVAGFSSGAVTWLLVLFGGGLVVGNLFGGKLADRSLMPSLYAILATLAVVLVAFVFTAHGRVPAAVTIALFGAAGFATVAPLQKRVMDKAAGAPALASAANIAAFNLGNAVGAYLGGLTIERGLGYTAPNWVGAALATAGLAVALTSGLLDRRKRTAATPEPALTTV
- a CDS encoding aldo/keto reductase, whose amino-acid sequence is MIPTVKLNNGVEMPQLGFGVFQVPETETTAAVTTALESGYRSIDTAAVYQNEAGVGKALASSGIAREELFITTKLWNADQGYEETLAGFEHSRGLLGLDYLDLYLIHWPAPELGKYADSWRALEKLSADGVVRAIGVSNFQPAHLKQLAAASSVVPAVNQVELHPYLVQAEVRAYGNEHGIATEAWSPLAKGGSLLTETAVTELAAKYDRSPAQVILRWHLQLGNIVIPKSVTPARVRENFAVFDFSLTSDDLASLDALDRGERTGPDPDTFNVA
- a CDS encoding S1 family peptidase, producing MTGKLKLRAVLAIGVLALASLGAIGTAEARTPPVTNIVGGSTETTANIPWMIALNNSRSSSPVGQYCGATLVKANKIVTAAHCVTQPISTYTAIQGRDNLNSSTGGKTSKISKIWKDPQYGRVGGHDVAVMTLTTPFTGVATLPLETSRAKDAVGAQSVVYGYGETEGTGPANRLQKVLVPVLGDAYCGDVYSGEGYVANGEICAGYKNGGKDSCQGDSGGPLVLNGRLFGVVSWGLGCADAGNPGVYAEVASYASALTTQINS
- a CDS encoding TetR/AcrR family transcriptional regulator, translating into MAREADEKTVLGSVWLRADPAETRAPLSREDIIRATIEMLDRDGLEKLSMRRLAAELGTAATSALYWRVANKDDLLELTVDTVLADALVPADEGDWRDRLTALAHAAYDVLAEHPWASQLMASHAGLGPNYQAYAERMLSILKSAGFKGVYLDAAVSAVFHYVVGAAVTDAAWSATVRRSRLTEAEWASAAGDQLGIGAGTLAAYLSREDSAGPEARFQTGLRAILIGLRPRQLI
- a CDS encoding dihydrolipoamide acetyltransferase family protein codes for the protein MSNTQTFLLPDLGEGLTEGEIVRWLVEVGDVVAVDAPVAEVETAKSIVEVPTPYAGVVAELHGAAGDTIDVGKPLITVGVLAAAAETYREEEKAGSGNVLIGYGTPESAASGRRRRPRGIAVAVAPAAPKARAVPLVISPLVRRMAKDARVDLHALAGSGAGGVIVRRDVEQAIAAKVEKPAVVEETVESRTGLVELRRVPVSGFRKAVAATLSRSRREIPEATTWVDVDATALLEVRESLRTATDAGPGLLALMARFVVAGLKKYPELNGFVDTEREELVQYDGVNLGLAAQTERGLVVPAVVDAHLLTARGLDAEIRRLTASARDGKLTARELSAGSFTLNNYGSFGVDGSAAIINHPQVAILGVGRIIDRPWVVDGQLAVRKLTQLSLVFDHRVCDGGTAAGFLRFVADAFESPASILADL
- a CDS encoding alpha-ketoacid dehydrogenase subunit beta, whose product is MAHEKLSMAQALNQALRDAMKADDTVLMFGEDVGALGGVFRITDGLTAEFGEDRCFDTPLAESGIVGMAVGLAMNGMRPVVEMQFDAFGYPAFEQVVSHVAKMRNRTRGKVSLPIVIRMPYAGGIGGVEHHCDSSESYYAHTPGLTVVAPSTVADAYTLLRRAIEFPDPVIFMEPKKLYWAKEEVDLGVAEPGIGTAVVRREGTDATLIAYGPSVPIALEAASAAAAEGRSLQVVDVRSIVPFDDSTVCEAVRSTGRAVVVAEASGFASVSSEIVARVTERCFHSLAAPIRRVTGFDIPYPPPKLERHQLPGVDRILDAVDSLQWEDS
- a CDS encoding thiamine pyrophosphate-dependent dehydrogenase E1 component subunit alpha, with amino-acid sequence MTTVEEQLLPSADPVQLVDEHGKRHDNPQYGMPPVEALVDGYAQLVVGRRINDQASALVRQGRLAVYPSSHGQEACQVAATMVLGEQDWLFPTYRDTVSIVSRGVDPIETLTLLRGDWHSGYDPYERKVAPQSTPLATQLIHAVGVAHAARLKGEDTVVMALCGDGATSEGDFHEALNFAAVFKAPVVFFIQNNEYAISVPLARQTVAPSLAHKGIGYGIPGERADGNDLAGLLSVLGSAVAKARAGEGPQLVEAHTYRVQAHTNADDATRYRNEAEVQPWLERDPLKRLDAYLTTEGLLDDAHRSEATAVADKVAEDLRVGLMQEVSPDPAELFAHLYATPTPQLVEQAAFLQDELSREEA
- a CDS encoding Lrp/AsnC family transcriptional regulator; its protein translation is MSDDERVRATEPGQMVVAPALDEIDRQIVAALSRDGRLSIRALADQVHISRANAYARVERLTTTGVITGFTATVDPLKLGLATSAYVTLSLRQSSWRALREQLQAIPEVKHMALVGGDFDAILLVRAADNEGLRRVVLEKLQAIPEVLGTRTALIFEDLGTL